CCGTGATCTCGAGCGCCTTCCGCACCTCGATCACGCCGTCGGAGTTGAGGTCCGCGCGGCCGTACACGTAGATGCGGCCGTCGACTTCCTCCGCGAAGCCGTTCGAGTTCGCGTCCGTGCGGGCGAACGAGAGCTCGAGTCCGTGGGCCAGCTCATCGTAGCCATCCATGTTGCGGTCGAGCGCCTCGTACGCGCTCACACCGACGGATGCGCTCTCGTTGTGGCCGTCGCTGTCCGCGTCGCGCGTGCTCGCGGCGAGGTCGAGCGCCCCGCGGTACTCCGCGGTGCCGTCGTCGCCGATGTCGTACGTCTGGAAGACGTGGATTTCGAGGTCCACGGCGTCCTGCGTGCCGTCGCTCGCGGCGTCCGTCATGCAGAAATCTCCGGAGACCGTGCGCACGAACTCCGCGTTGCCCGACTCGTTCCGGTCGAAGCGCTGCTCGCCCGCGAACGTCGCCATGAGGCTCTCCGGCTTCTGGTCCTCGTCCGCGTCCTTCACGCTCAAGGTCCACAGCGCCTGCGCCGTGTACTCGTATACGCCGTTCTCGTCCGGATCGGCGAACGCCTCGACGCCTTGTCGGCCCTCGATCGCGTTGAACTTCCCGTTCGAGTCGTTGTCCCACACTTGGAAGTCCCGGGCGACCATCAGGCCCGCCTCGGCCCTCCCGTCGTGGTCCTCATCGAGGACGCACGTGCCGAGCATGCGGACGTGGACGTACTCCGGGTTTCCATCGTGGTTCCCGTCGGTCGCGGTGATCTCTCGGGTCCACGAGCAGCCATCGTCCCCTGCCTTCGGGGCGACGAACTGCTCGAGGTCCGGCGCGCCGCGCACGGCGTCCGCGTCGTGCGGCACCACGCCGAAACCGAGGGAGTCGAGCGAATCGTTGTTCAAGTCGTCCCGCGTCTCGTTCAGTTCACGGAGTGCGGGCACGTCTGTCCCGACGGGGTCCGGGTTCCGTTCCGACTCGCTGGCCGGCGCGGCCGTCGAATCGGCGGGCGCGCCGGAAGGTTCCGTCGACGCGACGTACGCGGCGGGCGGAGCCGGCGTCGCAGCCGGAGCGGTCGAGGCCGACAGGATCCCGCGGCCTTGGCTCGCATCCTCCGCGCCGAGCGCGGTGAGGGTTGCGCCGCTATTCGAGGGCCGATAGCCCAGGAGGCGCAGGTACGTTCCGTCGCGCGCGAGGCCACCGCCCAGACTCGGGAGGACGACGGCGCTCACCGCGACCACTCCAAGCGCAGCCGCCAGCACGACGAGGAGGGCGCGTGGCGGGCGTTTCGAGACGCAATAAGCTTGCATCGGGATTGCCACCTTTACCGATGCGTACGCGGGCGGGATGGCTTATCAAGGCCCGGAAGAGTCTTCCCGATGGCTTCATATAGGGCCGAGCGGCCCACCTCGCCGTCCGTCCCGCCGAACGAAGTTATCAGGAGTGATTTCGTCGACCGAGGGGGGAGGAACCGTTCGACGGGCGTCACACAAAGGTTATGAAGGCCGGCCCCGCCAAGATTCTGAACCGCATCCGAGGATCACGACGAGCGGGCGGTTTGGTTCGTGTGAGGAGCGATGCAGCCCAAGCCCACGCCCTATCGAAGCGGACTCGCGCTCTCCCTACTCGCGGTCGTCTTCGCCGCGTCTTTGCTCGCCCCGATGGTCGCGGCGCCGACGGCCGCCCTTCCGCGCTTCGGCGTCGCGGTCAGCCCGAACCAGGAGCTCGATTGCGGCACCGCAGCGAACGTCACGATCCGTGTCGACGACGGCCGTCCGAACCTCGAGTACACGGTCCAGGTTACGGTCGAGAAACCCGGCGGGGCCGGGATGGCGGTCGCCACCGCCGTGATTCCGGCCGACAGTCGGGGCAGCGGAGACGTGTCCCTCGCGTACCCGAGTGTCGCGTTCCTCCCGGCGAGCGGGACCGTCGCGACGGACACGGGAGGCGTGTACACGGTCGTCGTGCGGCAGACCGTGCCGACGGACCTCGGCACGGTGGCCACGGGGACGTTCACGGTCGCCTGCCTCACGGCGGCCGGCCCGTCCCGTGGAAACCCGTTCGTCGCGATCCCCAACGGCTCTCTCGCCGTAATCGTCGTCGTCCTCGTCGGGCTCCTCGCCGGTGCCGTCGGGGTGCGGCGATCCCTCGTCCTGCTCCACGCATCGCGCGCCGACGTCCTGCACGGCATCTTCGAGCGGCAGGTCGATGCGAACCCGAACGCGGTGGCGGTCGTCTTCGGCACGGATCAGCTGACGTACGCGGACCTGGAGGCCCGCGCGAATCGGTTCGCTCGGCACCTCCGCGGGAAAGGCGCCGGGCACGCGTCCATCGTCGCGCTCCTGCTCCCGCGGTCCCTGGACGCGTACGTCGCGATCCTCGGGACCCTGAAGGCGGGCGCGGCGTACGTCCCGATCGATCCCTCGTACCCGGCGGACCGCGTCGCGTACATCCTCCGCGATTCGGACGCGAAGGTGCTCGTGACGACGGAGGAACTCGGGCGCCACGTGCCGTTCGGCGGTCCGATCGTCCGCATCGACGCGGACCGCGATTCGATCGCGGCGGAGCGCCCGACCCGCGTCGCGCGCGAGGCCCGGGTGGGCCCACGGGACCTGTGCTACATCATCTACACGTCGGGGTCGACGGGCCGGCCGAAAGGCGTGATGGTCGAACATCGGAACGTCTGCCATCTCGTCGGCGCGGAAGCGCGCATCTACCGGGTCCGGCCGGACGACCGCGTGTACCAGGGCGCCTCCCTCTCCTTCGACCTGTCCGTCGAGGAGATGTGGCTCGCGTTCAACGTCGGCGCGATGCTCGTCGCCGCGACGCCCGAGATGGTCCGCGCCGGGCCGGACCTCCCGGAACTCCTCGCCCGCGCCGGCGTGACGATCTTCTCGACGGTCCCGTCGCTCCTCTCCGTCCTCCCGTCCGACGTGCCGACGGTGCGCCTCCTGATTTCGGGCGGCGAGGCGTTCCCGCTGGAACTCGTCGGCCGCTGGGCGCGGCCCGGCCGGAAGGTCATCAACACGTACGGCCCGACGGAGACCACGGTCATCGCGACGTACGCGGAACTGGCTCCCGGCAAAAAGGTCACGATCGGGAAGCCCGCACCGGGATACCGCGTCCACCTCCTTGACGAGCAGCTGCATGCGGTCCCGCACAGCGAGGTCGGGGAGATTTGCATCGGAGGTCCCGGCGTCGCCCGTGGGTACGTTGGACTGCCGGAGCAGACCGCAGCGCGTTTCGTTTCCGATCCGTTCGCGCCGCCGGACGAGCCGGACGCCCGGCTCTACCGGACCGGGGACCTCGGTCGACTCGATGAGAACGACGACATCGAGTTCCTCGGCCGCGGCGACGCGCAGGTCAAGCTCCGCGGTTTCCGCGTCGAGCTGCCCGAGATCGAAGCGGTGATGATGCAGGCGGACGGCGTCCAGGCGGCGGCGTGCGCGGTCCTCGAGGACGGTCCGGGTCGGCAGCAACTCGTCGGGTACGTGGTCCCGAACAACGGAGGTCCGGTGGACGAGGAGCGGCTCCTCTCCCACCTGCGGAGCCGGCTGCCCGCTTACATGGTCCCCGCGTTGATCGAACCGATCGCTAAGCTTCCCATCCTCCCGAGCGGGAAGTTGGACCGTCGCGCCCTGCCGGCGCCGCGCGGGCGAGAAGGCGTCCGCGAGGCGAAAGGACGGCGTACTCGGAACGCGACGGAGCGGCGGGTCAAGGAGGTCTGGGAGGGCCTCTTCCATCTCCAGGACGTGTCGTTGGACGACGACTTCTTCCTCGACCTCGGCGGCCACTCGCTCTTGGCCGCGCAGATGGTCTCCGAGCTTCGGAAGGACGCGCGGTTCGCGCGCGTCTCTGTCGGCGACGTGTACGAGCACCCGACGATCGCGAAGCTCTCGGCCGCCCTGGCAGCCGAGGAGCCAGGCCCGAAACGGGTGCGCCCGGCCGCGTCGCCGCACCCCGCGCGGGAGGGGCACCGCCAGGGGGAGCGCCGACGGCACATCGGCGCCGCGATCGTCCAAGGGCTCAGCCTCATCCCCATTTTCGCGACCCGGTGCATCGCATGGGTTACGCCGTACATCGTCTTCTTCTACTTCTTCGAGGCCGGCAGCTCGCTGCTCGTCTCCACCGCGTGGGCGATCGTCAGCATCGCCTTGACGTTCCCTGCGCTGCTCGGGATCGCGGTCGCAACGAAGTGGATCGTGCTCGGCCGCGTGCGCCCGGGCAGCTACCCGCTCTGGGGCTCGTACTACTTGCGTTGGTGGTTCACCCACTCGATCGTCGGCGCGTTGCCGCTCCGGCGACTCACCGGCACGCCGCTCCTGGCGGCCGTCTACCGGTTGCTCGGGGCGAAGATCGGGAAAGACGTCTTCCTCGGGACGGACCGACTCGGCGCGTACGATCTCATCTCGATCGGCGACGGTTCGAGCATCAATGAACTCGTGAGCGCCGAAGGCCACTCCATCGAGGACGGGGAGCTCGTGATCGGGCCCGTCACCGTGGGCCGCGACTGTTTCGTCGGCACGTGGTCCGTCCTCGGCGAGGGCGCCGTGATGGAGGACGGCGCGCGGCTCGAGGAACTGTCGATGATGCCCCGCGCGGCGCGGGTCCCGCGCGGCGAGACGTGGGGCGGCTCCCCCGCGAGGAAGATGCGGGGACCGCACGCGCCGGTCGCCCCGCCGCCCCGCCCGAGCCGGGCCCGCCGGGCCGGCCTGTCCACGCTGTACGCCGTGCTCAACCCTCTCTTCCGGGTCGTGCTCTTCTTCGCAGTGCTGCCCTCGATGCTCCTGCTGGCGCCCGACCGGCTCCTGATCGACCCGATCCCGTACCTCCTCGCGACGCCGGTCGCTGCCGGATTGTTCCTCGCGCTTGCTCTGACGCTCATGGTCTTCGTGAAGTGGGCGCTCCTGGGCCGGGTCCGGCCCGGGAAGTACTCCGTGTACAGCGGATTCGCCGTGCGGCATTGGTTCGTCGACCAATTGCTCAAACAGAGCCTCGAGTTCGTCGGCCAGATCTACGCGACCCTGTACGTCGGGACGTGGTACCGCGCGCTCGGGGCGAAGATCGGCAAGAACGTCGAGCTGTCGACGGCGGCCGCGATGACGCCCGACCTCCTCGAACTCGAGGACGGCAGCACGATCGCCGACGAGAGTTCGCTCGGCGCGCCTCGCGTCGAAGGCGGGTGGGTCACGCTCGGACACACGCGGCTCGGCCGTCGCTGTTTCATTGGCAACAGTGGCGTCGTCCCGTCGGGGGCGAACCTCGGGGACGACTCCCTCGTCGGGGTCCTGTCGATCGCTCCCTCCGAAGGGCCTGAGGCCGAGCGGCCCGGCGCCGCGTGGCTCGGCTCGCCTCCGATTTCCCTGCCGCGGCGGCAGCCGAGCACCCCGTTCACGGACCACCGGACGTACAGTCCGCCGCGGCGGCTCCGGTTCGCCCGCGGCCTCTTTGAGATCCTTCGACTCACCGGGCCGTCCGCGGGGTTCTTCCTCGTCGCATCGTTCGTCACCGCATTCGCACTCGAGGGCTTCGTCCGCCTCGGACTTCTCCTGACGCTCGCCCTCCTGCCCGCGCTCTACCTGGTCACGTGCCTTGTCGCGATCTTCGCGGTCGCCCTCGCGAAGTGGATCGCGATCGGGCGGTACAAACCGTTCGTCCGGCCGCTGTGGAGCAACCTCGTCTGGAGGCTCGAGTTTGTGAACGCGATGTACGAGTTCTTCGCGGTGCCAATCGGCCTCGAGGCCTTCGCGGGGACCCCGTTCCTGCCGGCGTACCTCCGTCTGCTCGGTGCGCGCATCGGACGGCGCGTGTTCCTCGACACGACGGGATTCCTCGAATGGGATCTCGTGGAGATCGGCGACGGAGCGGCGCTCGAGGAGGATTGCATCGTGCAAACGCACCTGTTCGAAGACCGCGTCCTGAAAGCGTCCCGCCTCCGGATCGGGAACGGCTGCACCGTCGGGGCGGCGTCCGTCGTCTTGTACGACTCGTTCATGGAGGACGGCTCGCGACTCGACGCGCTCTCCCTCGTGATGAAGGGCGAGACGCTTCCCGCCGCCACGGCGTGGGCCGGGATCCCGGCGGCGTGGCAGGGACCTGCGCAGGCCCCGATCGAAGCGGAGGAGGTCGAGGAAGCGCTCCTGGCGGCGGACCCAGAGGGCGGCGCGGTCGCCGCCGCGGCCGACGGAGGCGAACGGTCCGCGCGGGCCGCCGGAGGACGCATTAAGTAGCGGCCTCATCATCGGCGCGCCGCTCCATGCCCTCCCGGCCGTACAAGGACCTCGTCATCTACGGATGCTTCGTCCTCAACCGGCTCGTGGCGGACATGGGGATCGACTTGTACCAGGACGGCCTCGAGATGAAACTGGACGTCGTGCTGCCCCGGCAGGAAGGCCTCTCGAAGGAGCAGGTGAAGCGGGAGATCAAGTCGAACCATTTCATGACGGACCGGGTGATCGAGGCGCTGCAGAAGGAGGGCCACGTCACCGTGGAGGTCGTCGACGGGCGGTACCGGATCCGCATCACGCGGGACGGAGTGCTCCACATCCGCCGCTACAACGAGTTCTACCGGAAGATCTACGACGAGCAGATCCGGGACCACTATCGCTTCACGAGAGCGCCGTTCTGGCTCCGCGACTAGGCTTGGTGGGCCCCGCCCTCGGGGGGCTGCGCGAGCGTCTGTTCCGCTTCGGATCGCGGCCTCAGGGCATGCCGACCCTGGTAAACGCCGATGACCTCGATCGCTCCTTCGGCGAGGTGGACCTCCGTCGCCTGGAACGGATACGCGGCCAGCATGCCCGCGAGGAACTTTTCCCCGACCGCGGACGTCCCGAGCGTCAGGTCCGTCTCCACGCGGACGCGGATCCTCGAGGGGCCTTCGTCTTCGCTCGTCACCCGCCGCACGTCGATCACCCGCTCCGCGACGAGCGGCATGAGCTTCTCGGCCCCGATCTGCAAATCCTCAATCGTCGGATACTTCACTCGGAGGACGTCGCCCAGCTGCTTCCCGCCCTGGAACCACTCGCGCTCGAGCCATTCCGGGTCCGTCGCGTAGAGTCGATCGACCATCTTCCCGATGAGGGACCGGGGGAGGAGCGGCATTCCGCCGACGTCTTTCGACAGCCGCATCGTCTTCCATGCCGGCAAGATCTCCGCCGGGGTACCGCCTTCGGAGCACAAGCGGAGGGCGGCCTCCAGGAGTTCGGTCCCGAACGCGTACGCGGTCTTACCGTGGCGGGAGGCCTCGGCCGTGAGGCTCTCGGCGGTCCACGACTCGACTTCGATAGGCTTCTTGGCCATTCGGGGTAGCTCCGCTCGATTCTCAAATGTGATATTCTCATTCTCGGTAATATCCCCACCGATTCAGGGCGGTGCGGTTGGAGCACATTCGGACGGGTCGAATCACGAAGTCTCAGCCGTGCGCACCGAGACCTCAGGCGAGGGAAGGCCGGCCGGCCGTGAGCATCGCGGGCTCGACGACGACGGGGATGAAGTCGTATGTGCCGTCCTCGCGCTCCACCGCGAGCTCGATGGAACAGGCGAACGTAGCGCCACGGATCCGCACGCGTGCGGCCTCTCTGGTCAAGAATTCATATACGTCGCTCGTGACGCTCTCGTCTTTCTTCGCGCGCCAGAGGACGAGGATCCGAGCGGGAGGAATTCGGGTCGAGACGGCCACGTCTTCGACGGCGACCTTCAGGGACTGCAGGTCCGCGAGCGCCGGCGGGCGATCGAACGCTTTCATGAACACCGCGAAGCCCGGCTGCCCGACGTTCAGGATGCGCCAGATGGAGGAGGGCGGCTGTCGGATGTACGCATCGAACGAGTACGTGAGGCCGGTCTTCCCAGTGAGCAAGGCGGGGACGGCCACGGAACCGGGGATTGCCAAGATGCCGCGGACGTCGGCGCTCGTCGCCCCTAGGTAGGCGAGGATGCGCTGAACCGCGTCCTTCCCCTCCGGGACGTACACGACGGGATCGGCCTGGCGCACGCGCTGGATGACGCGATGCCGCAGCGCGAAGTAGTCGAAGAACGAGCGGAGGTCCCGCATCAACTCCAGGATGAGGAAGCCGAGGATGAACAGGGCGACGAGGACGATCCCGAGGAACAGGAGGCCGCCCATCGAGACGACCTGCAGCGCGCCGAAGATCCCCGCGAACACCAGGAGGGCGAGCCTCCCGTTCCGGCCGGAGACGCGGCGCATCCCCAGGAGGATCGCGGTGATCGGGATGAACAGGAGGAACGTGACCCCTGGGAAGCCGGTGAGGGCGGAGATCACGATGATCAGGAAGAAGTCGAGGAGGAGCCAGAGGGACACGAACACGCGGACATAGCGGAGCGTCTTGCGGATCGTCGGCGTCTCGCGGTCGACGGACTCCGCGAGGTCGAAGATTGCCGCGATCGGGTCCTCGACGGCACGCGCGTCCCGCTTCCCGTATTCAGGGTCCACGCCGGAACGACGATTCTCGGCCTATTTAATGGGCTCGGGAAGATTCGCGCGGTTCGACGTACGGCCACGGGACCCGCGGGAGATTCGGTGGGATTTCGGAGAGATTTCGGGAAACGGGCATGACGGATGCGATCCACGTGGAATCCAGGAGGTGACTACCTGAAAGCTACGAAGGTTGTGGCGCTCGGCGCGATCGTTGCGCTCCTGGCCACGATGGTCTTCGCGTCAGCGGCTCTCGCAACGAGACAATCGACGAGCGCGACGCCGGAGGTCCCCGCCGGGAATACCCCACAGCCGAACGGCAATGGCGGCGGAGGCGGAGGTGTCAATTGCAACACCTCGACGTCGGCGTGCCCCGAGGTCCCGTCTGGTGCCAGGCCGCAGCCGAACCCATAGCCGGGTTCTTCCCATGCGGCTGACACCGCTCCTTTCCCTTTTTTCTTCTTTTGCCCATGCCCCTCTCTGCGAGCGCTCCGCGGGAGGCGGGAATCTCGGGTCGATGTGGGAAGCTTCTCGGACAGTGCTTATCATGCCTCACAACACGGAAGGGAGGTCGAGGTAAACCGAAATGCGCGGATGGCAGATTGCGGTCCTCGCGGCCGTGGCCGTTGTGGGCCTCGTATTGGCCTCGATTCCACTTGGGGCGGGCCCGGCCCGGGGGACGGCACCCGCGGATTCGTCCGGGGTGCCTAGGGCGATCATGTGCCCGATGGAATCCGCGGACGGGCGACCGATCCGTGCGCCGCCGGTAATCCGATGCTCACCGGATCCGTGGACGTGCTCGTCCCGGGGCGACGTTGTATGCCCCGTCGATGACGAGGTCGAGGCCGCCGGGACGGCGTAGTCTGTCCGTTCCGGGGCCCGCGCGCGCCCGCCACCCGCGGCTCGTTCGACCAACGTCCAATGACCCTTAAGTGCGATCGCCCGCTCGGCCGGAGTAGGGACCCATTCTCGAGGGAATACGTTTGCATGGCTTTTCTCGTATAGTGTGCCCCATCCCGCGGCGAGGGAGCCTTGTGCCGCGCGGTCGTCGTCTCCGGGACCGCGAGCCCACGGGGTGATGGGAATCTCTGCAGCGCGGACGGACGGAGTCCAGATTGTCGTCCTGCTGAGCCGGTCCCTGACTTCTTCTCCGAGACATCGCATGTGGACGTACCTGTTCCTCGGGACGAAAGGCGGCCGGACGCGGTTCGAGATCGTCCGGGCGCTGTGGGACGGTCCGCGGAACACGAACCAGGTCGCCGGCGATCTCGCGATGCATTACAAGACCGTCCAGCACCACCTGCGGCTCCTTGAGGCGCGCGGGGTCGTCGTGACGTCCCCTCGAGGGGCGTACGGCGCCCTGTTCTTCCTCGCGCCCGATCTGCGACGCGATGGCTCCTTCCTGCGGGAAGTGGGCGACCGGCTCGGCGCGCCGCTCTCCCTCCGGTGAGCCGGCGGATTTCCGTTCTCCACCGCCGCGCGAGCTTCTTTGATGGTCTCCGGTTCGGTCGTTGCAGTTCCGAGCAGCCTCTATGGCGCCCTTGGTGTCCGCGGGATTCGGAGGCCCACCGCCGATGGTAGGATGACGTCGGTCCCTTTGGTCCGGGACCGCCTAATGCGGGGCCGGTGGCGTTCGCTTCGCGAGGAAAAAGAGGAACGCTGCGAGGATGACGAGGACGGCGGAGAGCGCGTAGATCCCCGCGGCCCAATCGTGGGCCTGATTCGAAGAGAGTCCCCCCGCCACGATCGCAGCGATGATCGCGAGGACGACGAAGACGATCGCTCCCATGGCGATCGCGGGATTGCCTAGCCCCATGAAAATCGTCTGCGCGAGAGGGGACTGCGACCACAACGGAGCGGGCTGGGGCGATGGGGGTGCGCTGCCGCCCTGGGCCCGCGACCGCCACGCGGTCGGGGCGGCAACCGCTGGCGCGGCGGAAATTGCCGGGCTGGCCAAAAGCATCGGCGCACCGCATTTGACGCAGAACTTGTCTCTCTCTCCTGCGAAGGCACCGCAGTTTGGGCAATACATCTTCCCCTCTCCAGCCGCGTAACCGACCCGGGTCTCATGTATTTTTCCGTGACTGACTTCTGGGCCCCGCGTTGGATAGCGCCAGCCCGCTGATCCATGTGACTTCCGTTCAACGGCAGCCTGCAGTCCTCCGCGAGATCCACAAGACGAACAACGCCGCCAGGAGCCCGCATCCTTTATGCTTCGCTGGGTCTTCGGCGCGCCGTCGGGGTGGCTCAGCCTGGTGGAGCGTCGGACTCATAGGGTTTCGCCGTTCCGTCGACCGCGGCGCTCCTGAGGCATCCGGAGGTCCGGGGTTCGAATCCCCGCCCCGACACTCGTCATCGGTTTCCCTGGAAACTTTGATGGGAGGATCGGCCTTCGATGGGGCTGGGAACATGGCGGGGGGAACGGGTCCAGTGCCCCCGGGCGCCACGTTGTTCGGGCTGTCGGGCCCGCGGTTGCGACGGCTCGGCGTCGCGCTCTTGGCGGTCGGATTGGCTCTCTTCTTCCTGGCGATCTTGCCTGTACTGCTCGCCATCAACCAATTCGCCTCGGATCCGTGGGGGACCGCTCCTGGCGTCGTCTTGGGTTCGTTCTTCTTATCGTTCGTCCTTTCTGGAATTGGCATGGTCCTGATGGGCATTGGCGGATATGCCCTCCGGTTCGGACTCGTCCGGCCGGTGACGACGTACGTCGCCACCGAGGCGAGTCCCGGCATCGAAACCGCCGTGACCGCGATCGGACAGGGGTTGCGGCAGGCCGGTTTTGGTCCAAGCCCAACGGGCAGCAACGCAATCCGTGTGAAGTGCCGCAACTGCGGATACCTGGAGACGGAAGACGCGGATTTCTGCAGCAAGTGCGGTCAGCGGCTCTGATTCTTCGAGGGCCGTCGCCGCGATCGATGGTCGCTTCATCGACCCCGCGTACATCTGTAACACCCGATGTTACACACGACAAAATACCGATCGCGCGGTCCGCCCCCACGTAGGCGCGGGGGACGGGTTCCTCCTCCGCGCCAGGAACGGAGGGGATCACCATGGAAGACGACGAGAAGGGAATGTCTCGACGCAGTTTCGTGAAGAAGAGCGCCGTGGGGGCGGCAGGCGTTGCGGCGGTGGCGGCCATGCCGACGCTCCTGACGATGACGGAGAACGCGCAAGCGGGCCTTCCCTCGGGGGACCCGACCGCGCCGCTCATGGCCTATGTGAGGGACGCGTCCTCGGGGACCGTCGTCGTGATGTGGGGCACGAAGGAGTTCGTCGCGAAGGACACGGCGCTCGTCTCGCGCCTCGCGACGTACACGAGGGGGTGAGGGGCGATGTCCTCTCACCGCGAAGCGCCGACGATTTCGAAGGATCCCGTCGCGGACAATACGGACCTGTATGCGTTCGTCGACCCCTCCGATCCTTCGAAGGTGACGATCCTCGCGAACTTCATCCCGCTCGAGGAGCCCGCCGGGGGCCCGAACTTTTTCCAGTTCGGGGACGACGTCCTCTATGAGATCCTGGCGGATAACGACGGCGACGGCGTCGAGGACGTCACGTACCAGTTCCGGTTCAAGACCCTGACGACGAACCCGGATACGTTCCTGTACAACACGGGGCCGATCGACTCCCTCACGGACGCGGATTGGAACGTCCGCCAGCTGTATTCCGTGACGAAAGTCCTTGGGCCGCGACGGACCGGGACCGCCTCGCTGCTCGGCTCGGACCTGCCGACGCCGCCCGTGCGGATCGGGCCGCGGTCCACGCCGAATTACGAGGGCCTCGCGAGCGCCGCCATCCGGGACCTCG
This DNA window, taken from Thermoplasmata archaeon, encodes the following:
- a CDS encoding Pls/PosA family non-ribosomal peptide synthetase, coding for MQPKPTPYRSGLALSLLAVVFAASLLAPMVAAPTAALPRFGVAVSPNQELDCGTAANVTIRVDDGRPNLEYTVQVTVEKPGGAGMAVATAVIPADSRGSGDVSLAYPSVAFLPASGTVATDTGGVYTVVVRQTVPTDLGTVATGTFTVACLTAAGPSRGNPFVAIPNGSLAVIVVVLVGLLAGAVGVRRSLVLLHASRADVLHGIFERQVDANPNAVAVVFGTDQLTYADLEARANRFARHLRGKGAGHASIVALLLPRSLDAYVAILGTLKAGAAYVPIDPSYPADRVAYILRDSDAKVLVTTEELGRHVPFGGPIVRIDADRDSIAAERPTRVAREARVGPRDLCYIIYTSGSTGRPKGVMVEHRNVCHLVGAEARIYRVRPDDRVYQGASLSFDLSVEEMWLAFNVGAMLVAATPEMVRAGPDLPELLARAGVTIFSTVPSLLSVLPSDVPTVRLLISGGEAFPLELVGRWARPGRKVINTYGPTETTVIATYAELAPGKKVTIGKPAPGYRVHLLDEQLHAVPHSEVGEICIGGPGVARGYVGLPEQTAARFVSDPFAPPDEPDARLYRTGDLGRLDENDDIEFLGRGDAQVKLRGFRVELPEIEAVMMQADGVQAAACAVLEDGPGRQQLVGYVVPNNGGPVDEERLLSHLRSRLPAYMVPALIEPIAKLPILPSGKLDRRALPAPRGREGVREAKGRRTRNATERRVKEVWEGLFHLQDVSLDDDFFLDLGGHSLLAAQMVSELRKDARFARVSVGDVYEHPTIAKLSAALAAEEPGPKRVRPAASPHPAREGHRQGERRRHIGAAIVQGLSLIPIFATRCIAWVTPYIVFFYFFEAGSSLLVSTAWAIVSIALTFPALLGIAVATKWIVLGRVRPGSYPLWGSYYLRWWFTHSIVGALPLRRLTGTPLLAAVYRLLGAKIGKDVFLGTDRLGAYDLISIGDGSSINELVSAEGHSIEDGELVIGPVTVGRDCFVGTWSVLGEGAVMEDGARLEELSMMPRAARVPRGETWGGSPARKMRGPHAPVAPPPRPSRARRAGLSTLYAVLNPLFRVVLFFAVLPSMLLLAPDRLLIDPIPYLLATPVAAGLFLALALTLMVFVKWALLGRVRPGKYSVYSGFAVRHWFVDQLLKQSLEFVGQIYATLYVGTWYRALGAKIGKNVELSTAAAMTPDLLELEDGSTIADESSLGAPRVEGGWVTLGHTRLGRRCFIGNSGVVPSGANLGDDSLVGVLSIAPSEGPEAERPGAAWLGSPPISLPRRQPSTPFTDHRTYSPPRRLRFARGLFEILRLTGPSAGFFLVASFVTAFALEGFVRLGLLLTLALLPALYLVTCLVAIFAVALAKWIAIGRYKPFVRPLWSNLVWRLEFVNAMYEFFAVPIGLEAFAGTPFLPAYLRLLGARIGRRVFLDTTGFLEWDLVEIGDGAALEEDCIVQTHLFEDRVLKASRLRIGNGCTVGAASVVLYDSFMEDGSRLDALSLVMKGETLPAATAWAGIPAAWQGPAQAPIEAEEVEEALLAADPEGGAVAAAADGGERSARAAGGRIK
- a CDS encoding winged helix-turn-helix domain-containing protein, which produces MGISAARTDGVQIVVLLSRSLTSSPRHRMWTYLFLGTKGGRTRFEIVRALWDGPRNTNQVAGDLAMHYKTVQHHLRLLEARGVVVTSPRGAYGALFFLAPDLRRDGSFLREVGDRLGAPLSLR
- a CDS encoding zinc ribbon domain-containing protein; the encoded protein is MAGGTGPVPPGATLFGLSGPRLRRLGVALLAVGLALFFLAILPVLLAINQFASDPWGTAPGVVLGSFFLSFVLSGIGMVLMGIGGYALRFGLVRPVTTYVATEASPGIETAVTAIGQGLRQAGFGPSPTGSNAIRVKCRNCGYLETEDADFCSKCGQRL
- a CDS encoding twin-arginine translocation signal domain-containing protein codes for the protein MEDDEKGMSRRSFVKKSAVGAAGVAAVAAMPTLLTMTENAQAGLPSGDPTAPLMAYVRDASSGTVVVMWGTKEFVAKDTALVSRLATYTRG